The sequence CGGTGTCATGCAGACTTGCATCTTTGCCTTTGCGGCCATCACCGCGATCATCGTGTTTTCCGGCGGGGCCTATTCGGCACCGCTCGCCATGCTGGTCATCGCCAACACGGCCTATGGCATTCTTGCAGGAAATACAGCGATAAGCGATGTTTCGAACCTGATCAGGGATCTTGATGAAGAATCCGCGAAAACGCATTTCGGCCAGGGTCTTACACGTCGCAACATGCCCATGCTCAGGGTCGCGTCTTCCGGGCTGATCGGGCTGACAGGGTTGGCGGCCTTGGTGGCCATCTTTACGTGAGGCTTCAGCTTGCGCCCCGCGCGGCCTCCGGGTGGGTTTCGAGGAAGTGATGCAACACCCTGTACAGGTCTCGGGCATGGGGCAGGTCATCGCGGTGCAGGGCGTCGCGGATGTCCTCGCAGATCATTTGCTGGACGGTCTGCGGCCCTTTTCGCAGGTGCATGATATAGTCCCCCATGAGCGAGGCATTGAGCTCGGGCAAATGCTCATGCTCGGCCAAGGCTGAAATTTCCTCACGGGTGAGGCATGTCATGTCTTCGATATCATCCAGCGTGATCATCCCCTCATGATAGCACGGGCGAAGGTGCCCTGCCTGACATGGATCAATGCCAAATCTTGCAACCGCACCTAGGTGAGGCAAGACCCACTGGAAAGGTTCGCATATGTCCTGGCTTCTCTTCACCCTGCATCTGTTCATTGGCGCCACCCTGGCCGGGGTGGGGATTGTCGTGGTTCTCGTCGCGGGGCTTACGGGGGCGGCTTGGCTTTGGGCCGCTGTTTTGGCTGGGCTGGTCCTTGCCTTTCCGGTGGCTTGGATCGTGGCGCGCGCCATGCAAGGGGACTGACACAGATCAAGGTCAAATATTCCGAATCTGATATGTACCTTTGCGAACGCGCCTGATTGCATGAGGTTCGAAATGCTTCGTTTGGGTCTGATCCTTTACGTTTTCATTGGCACCACCTTGGCGGGCTCCGCCATGATCGCCGCTCTGGCTGCGGGTTATGACACGACTGTGCCCGTGGTGGCCTCGGCGGCCGCAGGGTTCATCGCGGCGATTCCCGTGGCATGGGCCGTGGCGCGGGCGCTATATTCTGAGTAACGAGTTTCGTACGACTCGTACGCAAGTCGATCATCCCCATATGATTTTAGTACGAAAATCCGGGGTCTTGCGTACGAGTCGTACGATGTTTCAGGTGGTCCAGGTCCGCACAGCAGCCTCGAACTCGCGCGGTTTTTCGGCATGAAGCCAATGACCTGCGCCGGGGATTTTTGCGAATTGCGCCTGCGGGAACAGCGCCTTGATCCCCTCGCGATATTCACGCTTCACATAGTCCGAGTTGGCCCCGGACAAGAAAAGCGTAGGCTTGTCGAACTGTCCTGCCACCTCGGGAAAAGACAGGATTCTCGGCATTTCGCGGGCCAGGACATCCAGGTTCAGGCGCCATTTTTTCTCTTTTACATCAAGGGATTGGGTGAAGAATGTGATCAGGGTGGGGTCGTCCACCACCTGTTTGAGCTGCTCTGCCGCGTCCGAGCGGCGCTCCACCTTGTCCAAATCCACCGCCTTCATCGCCTCGATGAATTGAATTTGCGAGTGGCCATAGGCGACGGGCGCAATATCCGCCACGATCAGGCGGTTGACCAAGTCGGGCCGCGTCAGGGCAAGAACCATCGCCGCCTTGCCGCCCATGGAATGCCCCAGCACATCAAACGGGCCGTCCAAACCCTCCAGAACCTGCGCCAAGTCATCCGCCATGTCAGGATAAGAATGCGTGTCGTGCCAAGGGCTTAGCCCATGGTTGCGCATATCCACCGCCACCACCTGTCGGCTATCCGACAGCCGTTTGGCGATCACGCCCCAATTGCGGGCCGAGCCATAAAGCCCGTGCACGATCAACAGCCCCGGATGGTCGGTGCGCTTGCCATGTTCAATCATGTTCAACATGGGGCAGACATACCTGCCCATGATCCCTGCCGCCACCCCTATTGAGGGCCTTGACCGCACAGGTTAATCTGCGCGCCGGAGGCAAACGCATGATCGACCCCAAGCCGTTTCAGGACAAGACCGAGGAGCTTGCTCATCTGCTGCAAGATCGTCTCGGTATCCGTGGCAAGACCTTCTCGATCAGGCTGCGTCGCGCCGGTCGGCTCTTGCCGCGTTTTCTCCGCCGCGCAGGGGAAGAGGTCGCGCAGGCCGAGACCATGATGATCCATCCACGCCTTGCCGTACATGTCGATGCGGATCGGTTCAATCGTGCCGCTGGTATCCTTGGGGATCATTTGAAAGAGATTGACCCGAAAGAGCGGCGCAAGACCCGCATCTTGCATCTTCTGGCCTCGATCGTTTTCAACCTCGCCCTTCTGGGCATCGCGGTTTATGCGATCCTCTGGGTCGTGGGGCGTGTCTGAGGGGCCGACCGCGGCGCATCCCTTAACAAACCGAAACGCAACCGAAGTCCAGACATGAAAAACCCCGCGCAGCGAAACCGCGCGGGGCCGTCATCAGATACCTACCCGATTACAGGTTGGGATACATCGGGAAGCGGGCACAAAGCGCTTCGACCTCGGCTTTCACCTTGGCCTCGACCTCGCCATTGCCCTCCTCGCCATTGGTGGCCAGACCATCGACAACCTCGACGATCCAATCGGCGATCTGGCGGAACTCGGCCTCGCCAAAGCCACGGGTCGTGCCCGCTGGCGACCCCAAGCGAATACCGCTGGTCACGGTGGGCTTTTCGGGGTCGAACGGCACGCCGTTCTTGTTGCAGGTGATATGCGCCCGGCCAAGGGCCTTCTCGGTGGCATTCCCTTTCACGCCCTTGGGCCGCAGGTCCACCAGTAGAACGTGGGTGTCGGTGCCGTGGGTCACGGTATCCAAGCCGCCCTTGATCAACTGGTCGCTCATCGCTTGCGCGTTGGTGATAACCTGTTGAATGTACTGCTTGAATTCGGGGCGCAGCGCCTCGCCAAAGGCCACGGCCTTGGCCGCGATCACATGCATCAGGGGGCCGCCCTGAATGCCCGGGAAGATGGCCGAGTTGACCTTCTTGGCAATCGCCTCGTCATTGGTCAGGATCATGCCGCCGCGCGGGCCGCGCAGGGTCTTGTGCGTGGTCGTGGTCGCCACATGGGCATGCGGGAAGGGCGAGGGGTGCTCGCCTGCCGCGACGAGGCCGGCAAAGTGCGCCATGTCCACGTGCAGGTAGGCGCCTACCATATCGGCAATCTCGCGCATGCGGGCAAAGTCGATCTGGCGCGGAATGGCGCTGCCGCCCGCGATGATCAGCTTGGGCTGATGCTCTTTCGCCAGCGATTCGATCTGGTCGTAGTCGATCAGGTTGTCTTCCTTGCGCACGCCGTATTGCACGGCGTTGAACCACTTGCCCGATTGGTTGGGCGCGGCACCGTGGGTCAGGTGACCACCGGCATCAAGGCTCATGCCCAGGATCGTGTCACCCGGTTGCAGCAAGGCGGTAAAGACACCCTGGTTAGCCTGAGAACCCGAGTTCGGCTGCACATTGGCAAAGCCGCAATCGAACAGCTTGCAAGCGCGCTTAATGGCAAGGTTCTCAGCAATATCAACAAATTCGCACCCGCCGTAATACCGGCGGCCGGGGTAGCCCTCGGCGTATTTGTTGGTCATCACGCTGCCTTGCGCTTCCATTACGGCGGCGCTGACGATGTTTTCGCTGGCGATCAACTCGATCTCGTCGCGCTGACGGCCCAGTTCCTGGCCAATCGCCTCGGCGATCTCGGGGTCGCGGGACGCGAGGGATTCGGTGAAAAACCCTTCGCTGACAAAGGGTTGGTTTCCGTCATGGGGCATTGGGCCACCTCCATCAAAATCTGCACTTCGCGCGATTTCCTATAGGAAACCCAGCCTTTTTGAAAGGTTGTAAAGCGACAAAAGGCCCGGCGGGACCGGCATTGCTGGTACATGCGGTGGATTTATGTTTCGATCCGACCCACAATACGCCCTTTGGAAACGGACCCGCCCCGCCATGACAGCAAGAATAGCCTTCGTCGCCAGTGATGCCCCCTCGGCCCAAACGGCACGCGGGGCGCTTGTTACACGCTATGGCACTGTCCCCGAGGAGGAGGCCGATGTCATTGTCGCCTTGGGCGGGGATGGTTTCATGCTGCAAACCCTGCACGGATCACAGCACCTTCCGGCCCCTGTCTATGGCATGAACCGTGGCACCGTGGGTTTCCTGATGAACGAATACAGCGAAACCGATCTGCTCGATCGTCTTGCCGCCGCCGAGGAGGCGGTGATCAACCCCTTGAAAATGAAGGCACAAACGGTTGATGGTAAAATGCACGATGCGCTTGCCATCAACGAGGTTTCGCTGCTGCGTGCGGGGCCGCAGGCCGCCAAGCTGAAGATCACCATCGATGGCCACCTGCGGCTTGAGGAACTGGTCTGCGATGGGGCGCTTGTCGCCACGCCTGCTGGATCGACGGCCTATAACTATTCCGCCCACGGCCCGATCCTGCCTATCGGGTCGGATGTTCTGGCGCTCACCGCAGTTGCCGCGTTTCGCCCACGTCGCTGGCGCGGGGCGCTGCTGCCCAAATCGGCGCATGTACGTTTCGACGTGATCAACCCCGATAGACGCCCTGTCATGGCCGATGCCGATAGCATATGGGTGGAAAACGTCCTCTGGGTTGAAATCCAGTCCGAGCCCAGCATCGAACACCGCCTGTTGTTTGATCCCGGCCACGGGCTGGAAGAGCGCCTTTTGCGCGAACAATTCGTCTGATGAAAAATAAGGCCACGGGGGTTTCAGTCCCCTGAACGCCTGCATACCTCTAAAGCATGGCGCAAGACGCAGAGCATATCGTGGCACTGCTGCAAAGCCCTTGGGTCCTATTGGCATGGACGGCGCTATTGCTGCCCTGCCTCGCAATTCTCGTGTTTGACCTACACCGCAACAACAGCCACCTCATGCAACTGATGAAATGGGTCTGGGCGCTGACCGTGGTGTATTCCGGCCCCTTGGGGCTGGCTATCTACTGGTGGTCGGGGCGCAAGGAAATTTCCGCGGATGGCCCGTTCCGCAGGGCCGCGCGCTCGGTCGCGCACTGCTACTCGGGGTGCGGGATGGGCGAAATCATCGGCCTGACCCTTGCAGTGGGCATCCTTGCCCTTGGCGCCACCGGAACGGCGCTACTGACCTTTGCCTTCGCTTATGTCATGGGCTTCGCCCTTACCGTGGGGCCGCTCATGCAAGAAGGTACGGGCCTTGGTGTGGCCATGCGTGACGCGATTTATTCCGAAACGCCCAGCATCGCGGTGATGGAGGTCGTCGCCATCGGGGTCGATCTTACCCTCGCAGGCAATGCTGGACCGGCCCAAGTGCTATTTTGGTCGTCGATGATCGTGTCCCTGACCTGCGGTCTGCTGGCGGCCTATCCGGTGAACCTGGTGTTGATCCGCATGGGCGTCAAAGAAGGGATGATGGACCCGCGCAACACGCGCCACGCTCACGGCTAATCTAATACCCCACTCAAAAGAAAGGAGAGTCTTTCATGGCACGCCTTCTTATGATTCTCACATCCAATGGCACGATGGGGCAGGATGGTGCCCCTACCGGTTTCTACTGGGAAGAAATGGCCGTTCCTT comes from Roseovarius bejariae and encodes:
- a CDS encoding CTP synthetase, which gives rise to MLRLGLILYVFIGTTLAGSAMIAALAAGYDTTVPVVASAAAGFIAAIPVAWAVARALYSE
- a CDS encoding alpha/beta fold hydrolase; translation: MLNMIEHGKRTDHPGLLIVHGLYGSARNWGVIAKRLSDSRQVVAVDMRNHGLSPWHDTHSYPDMADDLAQVLEGLDGPFDVLGHSMGGKAAMVLALTRPDLVNRLIVADIAPVAYGHSQIQFIEAMKAVDLDKVERRSDAAEQLKQVVDDPTLITFFTQSLDVKEKKWRLNLDVLAREMPRILSFPEVAGQFDKPTLFLSGANSDYVKREYREGIKALFPQAQFAKIPGAGHWLHAEKPREFEAAVRTWTT
- a CDS encoding NAD kinase translates to MTARIAFVASDAPSAQTARGALVTRYGTVPEEEADVIVALGGDGFMLQTLHGSQHLPAPVYGMNRGTVGFLMNEYSETDLLDRLAAAEEAVINPLKMKAQTVDGKMHDALAINEVSLLRAGPQAAKLKITIDGHLRLEELVCDGALVATPAGSTAYNYSAHGPILPIGSDVLALTAVAAFRPRRWRGALLPKSAHVRFDVINPDRRPVMADADSIWVENVLWVEIQSEPSIEHRLLFDPGHGLEERLLREQFV
- the glyA gene encoding serine hydroxymethyltransferase, which gives rise to MPHDGNQPFVSEGFFTESLASRDPEIAEAIGQELGRQRDEIELIASENIVSAAVMEAQGSVMTNKYAEGYPGRRYYGGCEFVDIAENLAIKRACKLFDCGFANVQPNSGSQANQGVFTALLQPGDTILGMSLDAGGHLTHGAAPNQSGKWFNAVQYGVRKEDNLIDYDQIESLAKEHQPKLIIAGGSAIPRQIDFARMREIADMVGAYLHVDMAHFAGLVAAGEHPSPFPHAHVATTTTHKTLRGPRGGMILTNDEAIAKKVNSAIFPGIQGGPLMHVIAAKAVAFGEALRPEFKQYIQQVITNAQAMSDQLIKGGLDTVTHGTDTHVLLVDLRPKGVKGNATEKALGRAHITCNKNGVPFDPEKPTVTSGIRLGSPAGTTRGFGEAEFRQIADWIVEVVDGLATNGEEGNGEVEAKVKAEVEALCARFPMYPNL
- a CDS encoding DUF4396 domain-containing protein: MAQDAEHIVALLQSPWVLLAWTALLLPCLAILVFDLHRNNSHLMQLMKWVWALTVVYSGPLGLAIYWWSGRKEISADGPFRRAARSVAHCYSGCGMGEIIGLTLAVGILALGATGTALLTFAFAYVMGFALTVGPLMQEGTGLGVAMRDAIYSETPSIAVMEVVAIGVDLTLAGNAGPAQVLFWSSMIVSLTCGLLAAYPVNLVLIRMGVKEGMMDPRNTRHAHG